cactgtacaaaaggctgaaagtactagagtatctgcaggtcccctgatcccctaatttttgtgagcattgtatttaaaacattattttatgtgcATATTTGTTCAGGGAGAGTATTTAACTTGTTCTTCCAAACTCCATTGAGCAGGGTCCAACATCCATTGGTGCGTTCAGTTCAGTGCTGAGTTAACACACTGTCACTGTCCACTCATTTTCATGTGTCTAATAGAGTAACAGCCAAGAGGCATGCATGGGGTCATGAGTCAGGAAGACTTAGGTCCAGCTCAGCCATTTTTCAACCAGTGGGCCACAGAGACACGCTGGCgtgctgtaagaatttttaaaacgtccaatacctgactagtcaggggcactgacttcttttcccttagattgtcagatttaaaaaaaatgacagcacgCAACACCACAACAGCtctctggtgtgaatgaatcaacattgaacctattttttttttgttagattgcaaaaaatattctttttggtgtgccacagatttttagtaattagttcatgtgtgccaTTAGGTGATAAAGGGTGAGAAATCACTGAAATAGCTGACTAGAATGTGAATTTATATAAGCTTTTTTTTGGTGCTGTTTTCTCTTCTGGATGAAGTACAAGTACCACCTTCACTCGGGAGGTGAAAGCTGGGTCTCCAGTCCTAGGAGGCTGCAGGAGAGAATATGTCAAATTTCTCTTTCAAAGACAGGTTTTTTTGCACATCCCAAGAGTTGTTATAGGAGGCAGAGATGGCTTAGTATGCGTGGGCTGCAAATGAATCCCATATAGAAATCTTACATTGGAAAATAAAgcagtttacttttaaaatgcaaatttggggtaaatattatttcatatcGGATTTATGATTGAACGTTGCACTGACCTAATATAAgacttctaaaaattatttatgcttGACACATATTTATTACTTTGGGAAGAACCaaagttttgtttttcagttatatTCGAGACATAGGCTGTATCAGAAGAATGTATATAAATGTGCCTTTGTTTAAGGctttcaaataaacaacaacaaatgggAGGAGATGGATTTTAGAAGTTGCTTTGATGAAATTTTACCAGCTGGCTCTCTACACATCAGGTGTGCCCACAGAGAAGGCGACAATGAGGCTATTCAGGCAGGGAAGTAGAAAACACAGGCAAACCAATTGTTTACAACTCAACAAGTGGATcattaataattttcatttttagatcagttacATTGGCTTTGAGTAGACACAGCCAGGTTTGATAAGGATAAAGATCCACTTGCGTATAGCTTATTAATAAAGAATATGTtcctttattataaatatctgttaGAATTTCCTTCTGCAAATAAGCCAGTCTTACCTACCCTTTTCTGCCTGGTTAGCACTGTGTAAAACTAGCCTGTCCAGCAGTAATGTCTTAGGTCAAAATGTTAAATGTGCAACTGGTTTACTTTACAGCGAATCTCTGCTTTATTTAGGgagctctttccctctcttcttttaaaataattcaagaagGTTTCTCTAAGTCCTTTCCATGAACTTTACTAATAAAACAGTTCATGAAAACTTGCACCCCGGGTCCTGGAGTTAAGGATGTATTGTCTCATTGATGGGCCATGCTCCTTGCACAGTTTCACAAACCCTCTCAAGAGgaagttattttctttatctcttgtaACCCACCCTGTCATCCAGAATGCACAGCTGGTTCTGCTTGCCTTCTAATGCAAGTGATAGACAGCCATGTATGCCAGTCCTTCAAGGGgcttttaaagaaagattttggTGTATAGAGACTGCTTTTCATTTCACTCTGGCAATTCTATCAACTAGTTATTGTATGTGGTATCCTGATGAAACATAGTATTGATGCCTCGTTTGTAAGATGTACTTAATAAGAAATCCACATATGGgaaaacagatttaaaatattaaaattgcctGAGATATACAGGTTATGCACCAGCCGATGATGTCCTTAGATTATACCGGCCACCTCATTTTCAGAAAaggagccacaagaaaagcctgaactcattttccttttattccctgGACTGTGTTTATCCCCCTCTAAAGAGGTCCCTGTTCAGACTGTACTGCTAAGACAGCCACTTCTTCTATGGGTCTAGGTATCATGTTGCTCTTCATGTTTAAGGCAGGCTTCCCTGAACACAACATTCTGAGAAATCACTGTTTTCTAGATCTTTATATTAAGATAtttagggtttttaaaaatttatttattgacgagagagagagagagagagagagagagagagagacaaaaacatcaatctgcttctacatgtaccctgaccaggggtcaaaccagcactttgcatattgggacaggacgatgctctaaccaactgagttacccagccagggctttttttattttattttgcatttgccAATGTCATagtttgaatttctttctttttcttccttccctttccctttcctttcccttcccttcccttcccttcctttcccttccttcccttccctctcctccttccctttccccttcccttcttcttcctctctctcttccttcatttttttgaCTTGAGGTATGTTATCACCCACTGGGACACATTCCCCTGGGCCACTGTCTCCCGAGCACATCTACTCCTCTTTATGCATACCAGGAGAGGATTAATCCAGCTGTTTTCTGCTTTTCAGATTTGACTGAAGAGCGACTTGGGGACAGCAGCATGGCAGACAACACTGAGACCTTTAGTGACAAGGACACCGACCAGCGGAGCTCCCCAGATGTTGCAAAAAGTAAGGGCTGCTTCACCCCCGAGAGCCCCGAGATAGTGTCGGTGGATGAAGGTGGGTACGCAGTCCAGAAAAATGGCGGAACTTCCGAGAGCCGCCCTGACAGCCCCAAGTACCATGGGGAACAGAATCACCTCCTGATCGAGGGCCCTTCGGGGACCGTTTCTCTGCCCTTCAGCTTGAAAGCCAACAGACCCCCTCtggaagtgttaaaaaaaatattccccaACCAGAAGCCCACGGTGCTCGAGCTGATCCTGAAGGGCTGCGGGGGGGACCTGGTGAGCGCGGTGGAGGTCCTGCTCTCCAGCCGGTCCTCGGGCTCCGCCGCCGACCGGACTGCCGCCGAGCCCGACAGTCTGGTGCTGCCCTCCAACGGGCACATCTTCGAGCACACTTTGAGCTCCTATCCCATCTCCTCCTCCAAGTGGTCCGTGGGATCAGCCTTCAGAGTCCCGGACACGTTGAGGTTTTCTGCTGACTCGAGTAACGTTGTCCCCAACCCTCTAGCCGTGCCCCTGCAGCACCCGTTCCCCCAGCCGCCCCGGTACCCTCTCATGCTGAGGAATACTTTGGCGAGAAACCAGTCAAGCCCCTTTTTGCCCAATGATGTCACCCTGTGGAACACCATGACCCTGCAGCAGCAGTACCAGCTGAGGTCCCAGTATGTCAGCCCTTTCCCCAGTAACTCTTCCAGCATCTTCAGAAGCTCGCCTGTCCTCCCCACTCGGGCCCCTGAGGATCCTCGGATCTCCATCCCTGATGATGGGTGCCCCATTGTTTCAAAGCAGTCCATTTACACCGAGGAGGACTATGACGAGAGGTCCGACTCCTCAGACTCTAGAATACTCAACACATCATCTTAAAGTGGTACCCGATGGGAGGTGACCAGGTGACACGTTCTGTGCATTGGAACCATGGGAGGAAGGGGCTGAGGAGAGACCACATcatgtatatagatacattttccTTCTGTTTGAGAAAGTGATTGTGCTCGATTCTATACTTAGCAATAAAAACGTAACTTATTTAATTTCTTGCACTTCACTGGAAAATGCCAAATAGCTCTCTGCTCTGTGGCTTTAGTGCTGAATGTTTATTGTGAAAGAGAGTCTTATGCTATGACTTGGGAAAGCTGGGTCCACAGGAGATTTATTTGGGGATGTAAAGCTGAAAGTCAGCTTTGCTCCTGAACTCAACCTGGAATGTTCAATAAAAGAGTATACTTGAATGCAATTTTGTAAAAGAGGACTCCTCAGGATATGTGAAACCTAAAGGAAGTGGTTCAATTGCAAATGGACTCCAAACAGGGACATTATATTCTTACACTAAAAATCCTTCTTGCATTTTAAAGAGAGACTGCACTTAAGAATAACGTGAACTGCTCACATGCTTATTTAAGCTTGGACAGTTTTCAGAGACAAACTCCATTCTTTTCACATGGCTGAATCGAAACATGTGTAATGTCAATGTaaaaccaatcacagctgtgaaCTGCATGAAATGTATTGTGAAATGAACAAAAGATTAAGCTTTGTCAGGTTAATGTAGCATGCTAAGGACTCTAGAAGAAATAAACTATGGAGATGATTTTGGTTTATGTCATTTCTACGTGTGGAAGAAGGATCTCTAAAAATGGATACTTGATGTATCATAAAAGCTACTTAATAGTGCATGAATCCCAAATCAATGTGTCagttaactcagtggtccccaacccccgggccgcggaccggtaccggtccgtgggccattcgcaccggtccgcagagaaagaataaataacttacattattttcgttttatttatatttaagtctgaacgatgttttattttttaaaaatgaccagattccctctgttacatccgtctaagactcactcttgatgcttgtctcggtcatgtgatacatttatctgtcccaccctaaaggctggtgtgtgaaagtattttctgacattaactggtccgtggcccaaaaaaggttgagcaCCACTGAGTTAACTGAGTACTCCTTGAGAAACATGAAGTACAAAGTTGTGGGCCTGCAATCAGAAAGACAGAGAATATATTGTTCAACAATAGAGTTAATTCAATCCCTctacccattcatttatttcttcagcaGATACTTATTGTGTGCCTACTGTGTGTAAGAGAATGCGCCTTGTATGTTATTGTCCAAGTTACCAGCCCATGAATCCAAGATAAACAGGGATGATAATGGAGAAtccctttaaaaacaaagagaaaatgagacaGTCTATAGTGTGGGAAGTAAGTAAAGTGCTTAACATGGCACCTGGCAGAGAAAATACTCATTATATGAGAACTATTACTCCTGTTAGTTAAGTTCAGTAGCGTTGCATTCAAGATGTAGAAATAAAGTCCCTTATTGTCTCTTGGAGAAGATGATTACTATAAAGCATTGAAAACCAGAGCTTTTATTCCCCTTAATTTGGGGGTGCTGCATAATGCAAACTTCttgctcaaatattttttaaagtgggttTTCAAACAGTGATATTCAGTAGTGCCCACACCAACCACTTCTCATACTGTTTCCATTCTTCAGAGTACATGGAAGGAAAGATGACTGCTTAGGTCAGACACAGCTCTGAATGTATAAAGGAAAGTAAATAAGCAAATCAGCAAAAGCGTCTACATGATGGAGATGTGGAGAGAGAGCTCCAGGCACAAGGAAAGGTCCTGATGGCTCTTTCCTCTGGAAGGGAGAAAAGCAAATCCTCTTGGCCTGAGACGCCCCCTCAACTGGAGGGCAGGAGCCACCTCCCCCCCTCATTTGGgtcccaggagaaaaaaaaaagaagatatttaaaacaaaagaaccatgtcatttttctttctgctggGCACTTTTGGAATGTGATATCTTTGAGGGGGGAAATTTAGTATTATTAGTTGGACTAATGTATATTTAATTGACATAGTTACATATCAGAGTGtttaaaagtaaatatgattTGTTGTTAGAGTTATATTTAAACAGTGTCTACATAAAAGAAGAGAGTGAGGAAGTGGAGGGGAATACTTTGACCCCTGATTCTAGAAACACATTCTTTTGTGGTAGTGATGGCCTAATGTCTGAGCCCACCTAGCACCAATGTATTTTCAAAGGTATCTTCATCTCAACAGTTTATCTACATTTGTTTTACAAGCAAGACTGGTAACGGACCCATGTGAGCCAGTGGTGCAAGTTTTCATCAGCTGTTCCTTCTTCAGGTTGAAGGATCCGGATTGAGCAAAGTGGACTTATCATCCAGCACTCTGAAAGCTTGATTTCAGCCACAGATCTTCAAAGTCATTAACTGCTTTTTCCAGTGGCCAGCAAAATGGAGTTAtctgtaaaaatttattaatggGTTGGTGCAGGTATGTTTAGTCCTCAATATAAtgttttgcagtaaaataatg
The DNA window shown above is from Saccopteryx bilineata isolate mSacBil1 chromosome 2, mSacBil1_pri_phased_curated, whole genome shotgun sequence and carries:
- the DMRT3 gene encoding doublesex- and mab-3-related transcription factor 3, which codes for MNGYGSPYLYMGGPVSQPPRAPLQRTPKCARCRNHGVLSWLKGHKRYCRFKDCTCEKCILIIERQRVMAAQVALRRQQANESLESLIPDSLRALPGPPSSGDAAAAPPQPPPTSQQSQPPPRPAAELAAAAALHWAAEPQPGTLQALGKPDLTEERLGDSSMADNTETFSDKDTDQRSSPDVAKSKGCFTPESPEIVSVDEGGYAVQKNGGTSESRPDSPKYHGEQNHLLIEGPSGTVSLPFSLKANRPPLEVLKKIFPNQKPTVLELILKGCGGDLVSAVEVLLSSRSSGSAADRTAAEPDSLVLPSNGHIFEHTLSSYPISSSKWSVGSAFRVPDTLRFSADSSNVVPNPLAVPLQHPFPQPPRYPLMLRNTLARNQSSPFLPNDVTLWNTMTLQQQYQLRSQYVSPFPSNSSSIFRSSPVLPTRAPEDPRISIPDDGCPIVSKQSIYTEEDYDERSDSSDSRILNTSS